Proteins from one Nitrobacteraceae bacterium AZCC 2146 genomic window:
- a CDS encoding hypothetical protein (product_source=Hypo-rule applied; cath_funfam=3.40.50.1110; cleavage_site_network=SignalP-noTM; superfamily=52266), whose amino-acid sequence MKAMLRLTMLAGLMAVAPARAEAPAHSCEVPTYLLTTESALPKVAAAVKPGGKFDILVIGSRSSMIGVSDSSAAYPGRLQAYLREKLPGVEVNVTLELQVKKTAEEMVPSLGKLIEERKPTLVVWQTGTVDAMRSVDADDFRGALDEGVAAMQTAGTDVILMNLQYSPRTETMISGSAYLDNMRVVAQQHDVPLFDRFAIMRQWNEAGDFDLFSPSPGVELAKRVHDCLARALSTFVIEAAHINPAELRIQR is encoded by the coding sequence ATGAAGGCGATGTTGCGCCTCACGATGCTGGCCGGCCTGATGGCCGTTGCCCCCGCGCGCGCCGAAGCGCCGGCGCACAGCTGCGAAGTGCCGACCTACCTTCTGACCACCGAAAGCGCCCTGCCGAAGGTTGCCGCCGCGGTGAAACCCGGCGGAAAATTCGATATTCTGGTGATCGGCAGCCGGTCCTCGATGATCGGGGTGTCCGACAGTTCCGCGGCCTATCCGGGCCGGCTGCAGGCCTATCTGCGCGAAAAGCTTCCCGGCGTTGAGGTCAACGTAACCCTGGAATTGCAGGTCAAGAAGACCGCCGAGGAGATGGTGCCGAGCCTGGGCAAGCTGATCGAAGAGCGCAAGCCGACCTTGGTGGTGTGGCAGACCGGAACCGTGGATGCGATGCGCTCGGTCGATGCGGACGATTTTCGGGGCGCGCTCGACGAGGGCGTCGCTGCGATGCAAACGGCGGGAACCGACGTGATTTTAATGAATCTGCAGTACAGTCCGCGCACGGAGACGATGATTTCGGGCTCCGCCTACCTAGATAATATGCGTGTGGTGGCGCAGCAGCACGATGTTCCGCTGTTCGACCGCTTCGCGATCATGAGGCAATGGAATGAAGCCGGTGATTTTGATCTGTTCAGCCCGTCCCCGGGCGTCGAACTTGCCAAGCGGGTGCACGATTGCCTCGCCCGCGCGCTATCGACCTTCGTGATCGAGGCGGCGCACATTAATCCAGCAGAATTGAGGATTCAGCGTTAA
- a CDS encoding hypothetical protein (product_source=COG4645; cog=COG4645; pfam=PF10129; superfamily=81343; transmembrane_helix_parts=Inside_1_47,TMhelix_48_70,Outside_71_79,TMhelix_80_99,Inside_100_118,TMhelix_119_141,Outside_142_177,TMhelix_178_195,Inside_196_201,TMhelix_202_224,Outside_225_233,TMhelix_234_251,Inside_252_263,TMhelix_264_286,Outside_287_305,TMhelix_306_325,Inside_326_336,TMhelix_337_359,Outside_360_373,TMhelix_374_396,Inside_397_419) translates to MTSVADPVAGPLPADAESQAARTARPAPRADATTFPVAGAERELRLDLFRGLALWLIFIDHLPPNILTWFTIRNYGFSDATEIFIFISGYTAAFVYGRAMLEQGVVVASARILKRVWQIYVAHVFLFTIFLAEISYVATSFENPLYSEEMGILDFLKQPDVTIVQALLLKFRPVNMDVLPLYIVLMLFLPPILWLMQRRADLTLALSVALYALTWEFDLYLSAYPNGVWAFNPFAWQLLFVFGAWCALGGAQRMSRILSSPVTLWISVVYLLAAFWVTLTWYIPQFHHLLPKVIEQWMYPINKTDLDVLRFAHFLALAAITVRFLHKDWPGLKSIWLRPLILCGQHSLEIFCLGVFLAFAGHFVLAEVSGGAGMHFLISISGIVIMSAAAWLFSWYKQVAAKGGMRAKSADADFAGGGS, encoded by the coding sequence ATGACCTCCGTGGCCGATCCGGTTGCCGGCCCGTTGCCCGCGGATGCGGAATCCCAGGCTGCGCGGACCGCACGACCGGCGCCGCGCGCCGATGCGACGACGTTCCCGGTCGCGGGAGCCGAGCGCGAGCTGCGGCTGGACCTGTTTCGCGGGCTGGCGCTATGGCTGATCTTCATCGACCATCTGCCGCCGAACATCCTCACCTGGTTCACGATCCGCAATTACGGCTTCAGCGACGCCACCGAGATTTTCATCTTCATCTCCGGCTATACCGCCGCTTTCGTCTATGGCCGCGCCATGCTGGAGCAGGGCGTGGTGGTGGCGAGCGCGCGGATCCTGAAGCGGGTCTGGCAGATCTACGTCGCCCACGTCTTCCTGTTCACGATCTTCCTCGCGGAAATATCCTACGTTGCAACGAGCTTCGAGAACCCGCTGTATTCGGAAGAAATGGGCATCCTGGATTTTCTGAAGCAGCCTGACGTGACCATCGTTCAGGCGCTGCTGCTGAAATTTCGCCCGGTGAACATGGACGTGTTGCCGCTATATATCGTGCTCATGTTGTTCCTGCCGCCGATCCTCTGGCTGATGCAGCGCCGTGCGGACCTGACGCTGGCGTTGTCGGTGGCGCTCTATGCCCTGACCTGGGAATTCGACCTCTATCTGTCGGCGTATCCGAACGGGGTCTGGGCGTTCAATCCCTTTGCCTGGCAGTTGCTGTTCGTGTTCGGCGCCTGGTGCGCGCTGGGCGGTGCGCAAAGGATGTCGCGGATATTGTCGTCGCCGGTGACGCTATGGATCTCGGTGGTCTATCTGCTGGCGGCGTTCTGGGTGACGCTGACCTGGTACATCCCGCAATTTCATCACCTGCTGCCGAAGGTGATCGAGCAGTGGATGTATCCGATCAACAAGACCGACCTGGACGTGCTGCGCTTCGCGCATTTCCTGGCGCTGGCGGCGATCACCGTGCGCTTCCTGCACAAGGACTGGCCCGGGCTGAAGTCGATCTGGCTGCGGCCGCTGATCCTGTGCGGCCAGCATTCCCTGGAGATTTTCTGCCTCGGCGTGTTCCTGGCCTTTGCCGGCCATTTCGTGCTGGCCGAGGTATCGGGTGGCGCCGGGATGCATTTCCTGATCAGCATCTCCGGCATCGTCATCATGTCGGCCGCCGCATGGCTGTTTTCGTGGTACAAGCAGGTCGCAGCCAAGGGCGGAATGCGCGCGAAAAGTGCCGACGCCGATTTCGCGGGAGGGGGATCATGA
- a CDS encoding ApaG protein (product_source=KO:K06195; cath_funfam=2.60.40.1470; cog=COG2967; ko=KO:K06195; pfam=PF04379; superfamily=110069), which translates to MDSALDPAMYRAITRQIEVTVEPNFMPERSSLEKREFFWSYTVVITNSGAETVQLKTRHWIITDASGRMQEVRGEGVVGEQPVLAPGERFEYTSGVPLPTASGFMEGTYQMVTDTGEPFEIDVPAFSLDGPDSRRTLN; encoded by the coding sequence ATGGACTCTGCCTTGGACCCCGCCATGTACCGCGCCATAACCCGCCAGATCGAAGTCACCGTCGAGCCGAATTTCATGCCGGAACGCTCGTCGCTGGAGAAACGCGAGTTTTTCTGGTCCTACACCGTGGTGATCACCAATTCCGGCGCCGAAACCGTGCAGCTGAAGACCCGGCACTGGATCATCACCGATGCGTCCGGCCGGATGCAGGAGGTCCGCGGCGAAGGCGTGGTCGGCGAACAGCCGGTATTGGCCCCCGGCGAGCGCTTCGAATACACCAGCGGCGTCCCGCTACCGACCGCCTCCGGCTTCATGGAAGGCACCTACCAGATGGTGACCGACACCGGCGAGCCGTTCGAGATCGACGTGCCGGCGTTTTCACTGGACGGACCGGACAGCCGGCGGACGCTGAATTAG
- a CDS encoding molecular chaperone Hsp33 (product_source=KO:K04083; cath_funfam=1.10.287.480,3.55.30.10,3.90.1280.10; cog=COG1281; ko=KO:K04083; pfam=PF01430; superfamily=64397), with protein MTSHSPASNILIDPPIRAPSAIPVDDAVLPFEVAALDLRGRLTRLGPALDELLAKHDYPAPVAKLLGEAIVLTTLLGSSLKFDGRFILQTQTDGPVSLMIVDFQAPDRMRAYARFDAKRLAPGLDSGALLGHGHLAMTVDQGPDMSRYQGLVALEGGNLEDAAHEYFLRSEQIPTKVRIAVGEEWRGGGDGPKHRWRAGGMLLQFLPKAPHRAQRDLAPGDAPDGVELGAAPEDDAWVEGQSLIATVEDIELIDPDLSGERLLFRLFNERGVRVFAPLPLRAQCSCSRHAVSCMLNNFAPQDRADMVKDGKVVVTCEFCSSVYEFTPQEAGVE; from the coding sequence ATGACATCACATTCCCCCGCCTCGAATATCCTCATCGATCCCCCTATCCGCGCACCATCGGCCATTCCGGTCGATGACGCCGTGCTGCCGTTCGAGGTCGCCGCGCTCGACTTGCGCGGCCGGCTGACCCGGCTCGGCCCCGCGCTCGACGAGCTGCTCGCCAAGCATGATTACCCCGCGCCGGTGGCAAAGCTGCTCGGCGAGGCGATCGTGCTGACCACGCTGCTCGGCTCGTCGCTGAAATTCGACGGCCGCTTCATCCTGCAGACCCAGACCGATGGTCCGGTGTCGCTGATGATCGTCGACTTCCAGGCCCCGGACCGGATGCGCGCTTATGCTCGCTTCGATGCCAAGCGCTTGGCGCCGGGCCTCGATTCCGGCGCGCTGCTCGGCCACGGCCATCTCGCCATGACCGTCGATCAGGGCCCGGACATGAGCCGCTACCAGGGTCTGGTGGCGCTGGAAGGCGGCAATCTGGAAGACGCCGCGCATGAATACTTTTTGCGCTCCGAGCAGATCCCCACGAAAGTGCGGATCGCGGTCGGCGAGGAATGGCGCGGCGGCGGCGATGGCCCGAAGCATCGCTGGCGCGCCGGCGGCATGCTGCTGCAGTTCCTGCCGAAGGCGCCGCACCGCGCGCAGCGCGATCTCGCGCCCGGCGACGCGCCGGACGGCGTCGAACTCGGCGCGGCGCCGGAGGATGACGCCTGGGTCGAGGGCCAGTCGCTGATCGCCACCGTCGAGGACATCGAACTGATCGATCCCGACCTGTCCGGCGAGCGGCTGCTGTTCCGGCTGTTCAACGAGCGCGGCGTCCGCGTCTTTGCACCCTTGCCGCTGCGCGCACAGTGCTCGTGCTCGCGTCACGCGGTGTCCTGCATGCTGAACAATTTTGCGCCGCAGGACCGCGCCGACATGGTCAAGGATGGCAAGGTCGTGGTGACCTGCGAGTTCTGCAGCTCGGTCTATGAATTCACGCCGCAAGAGGCGGGCGTGGAGTAG
- a CDS encoding ornithine carbamoyltransferase (product_source=KO:K00611; cath_funfam=3.40.50.1370; cog=COG0078; ko=KO:K00611; pfam=PF00185,PF02729; superfamily=53671; tigrfam=TIGR00658) — MSTSPRHFLDLSALPEQELRNMLDAGVAMKAKLKKGNAKPDKPLENKTLAMIFEKPSTRTRVSFDVGMRQLGGEAIMLTGAEMQLGRGETIADTARVLSRFVDIIMIRILNHDSLMELANNATVPVINGLTRFSHPCQVMADLMTFEEHRGPIKGRTIAWTGDDNNVLMSWAHAAERFQFQLNIATPPELAPKKPFKDWAKATQAPIAFSNDPDAMVRGADCVVTDTWVSMGDKDGETRHNLLKPYQVNSRLMALAKPDALFMHCLPAHRGEEVTDEVIDGPQSVVFDEAENRLHAQKGILAWCLHAVA, encoded by the coding sequence ATGAGCACATCGCCGCGGCACTTCCTCGATCTCAGCGCCCTGCCGGAGCAGGAACTGCGCAACATGCTCGACGCCGGCGTCGCCATGAAGGCGAAGCTGAAGAAAGGCAACGCCAAGCCGGACAAGCCGCTGGAAAACAAGACGCTGGCGATGATCTTCGAAAAGCCGTCGACGCGGACGCGGGTGTCGTTCGATGTCGGCATGCGGCAGCTCGGCGGCGAAGCCATCATGCTGACCGGCGCGGAAATGCAGCTCGGCCGCGGCGAGACCATCGCCGATACCGCGCGGGTGCTGTCGCGTTTCGTCGACATCATCATGATCCGGATTCTCAATCACGACTCGCTGATGGAACTTGCCAACAACGCGACAGTGCCGGTCATCAACGGCCTGACGCGGTTCTCGCATCCGTGCCAGGTGATGGCCGACCTGATGACGTTCGAGGAACATCGCGGCCCGATCAAGGGCCGCACCATCGCCTGGACCGGCGACGACAACAATGTGCTGATGTCGTGGGCGCACGCCGCCGAGCGCTTCCAGTTTCAGCTCAATATCGCGACCCCGCCGGAGCTGGCGCCGAAGAAGCCGTTCAAGGACTGGGCCAAGGCCACCCAGGCGCCGATCGCGTTCAGCAACGATCCCGACGCCATGGTGCGCGGCGCCGACTGCGTCGTCACCGACACCTGGGTGTCGATGGGCGACAAGGACGGCGAGACCCGCCACAACCTCTTGAAGCCATATCAGGTGAATTCGCGGCTGATGGCGCTGGCAAAACCCGACGCGCTGTTCATGCACTGCCTGCCGGCGCATCGCGGTGAGGAAGTCACCGACGAGGTGATCGACGGTCCGCAGTCGGTGGTATTCGACGAAGCCGAGAACCGCCTCCACGCGCAAAAGGGCATTCTGGCCTGGTGCCTCCACGCGGTGGCGTGA
- a CDS encoding acetylornithine/N-succinyldiaminopimelate aminotransferase (product_source=KO:K00821; cath_funfam=3.40.640.10,3.90.1150.10; cog=COG4992; ko=KO:K00821; pfam=PF00202; superfamily=53383; tigrfam=TIGR00707), with protein MTKSAKSSHLESSHLLPVFARADLAFERGEGAWLVGTDGERYLDFTSGVAVNALGHAHPHLVAALQEQATKLWHMSNLFKSPDGERLAARLCEQSFADYVFFANSGAEAMECALKVARHYHFSKGHPERTRIITFEGAFHGRTLGTLAATGAAKYLEGYGVPLEGFDQLPLGDIEAVKKAIGPNTAGILIEPLQGEGGVRAPSNAFFKALRDLCDANGILLIFDEVQTGMGRTGELFAYQRIGVTPDVMSLAKALGGGFPIGACLVSAEAAEGMAPGSHGSTFGGNPLAVAASNAVLDIMLKPGFFDHVKRMSLLLKQKLASTVDRFPGVLSEVRGEGLLIGLKAVVPAGDLVAALRDAKLLSVGAGDNVVRFLPPLIVTEAEIEESVQRLEQACVALSSSALKQGAA; from the coding sequence ATGACCAAGAGCGCCAAGTCGTCTCACTTAGAGTCGTCTCATCTGCTTCCCGTATTCGCCAGGGCGGATCTCGCCTTTGAGCGCGGCGAGGGCGCGTGGCTGGTTGGCACCGACGGCGAGCGCTATCTCGATTTCACCAGCGGCGTCGCGGTCAACGCGCTCGGCCATGCCCATCCGCACCTGGTGGCGGCGCTGCAGGAGCAGGCGACCAAGCTCTGGCACATGTCGAACCTGTTCAAGAGCCCGGACGGCGAGCGCCTGGCCGCGCGGCTGTGCGAGCAGAGCTTTGCCGACTACGTGTTCTTCGCCAATTCCGGCGCCGAGGCGATGGAGTGCGCGCTCAAGGTGGCCAGGCACTATCATTTCTCCAAGGGCCATCCGGAGCGCACCCGCATCATCACCTTCGAAGGCGCGTTCCACGGCCGGACGCTGGGAACGCTCGCCGCCACCGGCGCGGCCAAATACCTCGAAGGCTACGGTGTGCCGCTGGAAGGTTTCGATCAGCTGCCGCTCGGCGACATCGAAGCCGTGAAGAAAGCGATCGGCCCGAATACCGCCGGCATCCTGATCGAGCCGCTGCAGGGCGAGGGCGGCGTGCGCGCGCCGTCGAACGCCTTCTTCAAGGCGCTGCGCGACCTCTGCGACGCCAATGGCATTCTGCTGATCTTCGACGAAGTGCAGACCGGCATGGGCCGCACCGGCGAGCTGTTTGCCTATCAGCGCATCGGCGTGACGCCGGATGTGATGTCGCTGGCCAAGGCGCTCGGCGGCGGCTTTCCGATCGGCGCCTGTCTGGTATCGGCGGAAGCCGCGGAAGGCATGGCGCCGGGCTCGCACGGCTCGACCTTCGGCGGCAATCCGCTGGCGGTGGCCGCTTCCAACGCCGTGCTCGATATCATGCTGAAGCCGGGCTTCTTCGATCACGTCAAGCGGATGTCGCTGCTGCTGAAGCAGAAGCTGGCGTCCACAGTGGATCGTTTCCCCGGCGTGCTCAGCGAAGTGCGCGGCGAGGGCCTGCTGATCGGCCTCAAGGCCGTGGTTCCGGCGGGCGATCTCGTCGCTGCGCTGCGCGACGCCAAACTGCTTAGCGTCGGCGCCGGCGACAATGTGGTGCGTTTTCTGCCGCCGCTGATCGTCACCGAAGCCGAGATCGAAGAATCCGTGCAGCGGCTGGAGCAGGCCTGCGTGGCGCTGTCGTCATCTGCATTGAAGCAGGGAGCCGCGTGA
- a CDS encoding GcrA cell cycle regulator (product_source=KO:K13583; cog=COG5352; ko=KO:K13583; pfam=PF07750; superfamily=46689), which produces MTVMTWTDDRVEQLKKLWEGGLSASQIAAELGNVTRNAVIGKVHRLGLSGRAKSPSSAAPRPRKTRPAQQMVRMSRPVARGNTALAHNYEVEMEPEPIAYDNVVPMSQRLSLVELNEATCHWPIGDPSSSEFYFCGGKALQSLPYCAHHSRIAYQPASDRRRQAPKPTR; this is translated from the coding sequence ATGACGGTAATGACATGGACCGACGATCGCGTCGAACAATTGAAGAAACTCTGGGAAGGCGGCCTGTCCGCCAGCCAGATCGCAGCGGAACTCGGCAATGTGACGCGCAATGCCGTGATCGGCAAAGTGCATCGGCTGGGCCTGTCCGGCCGCGCCAAGAGCCCCTCGTCGGCCGCCCCGCGCCCGCGCAAGACGCGCCCCGCCCAGCAGATGGTGCGGATGTCGCGCCCGGTCGCCCGCGGCAACACCGCGCTGGCGCACAACTACGAAGTCGAGATGGAACCGGAACCCATCGCCTATGACAATGTGGTGCCGATGAGCCAGCGGCTGTCGCTGGTGGAACTCAACGAGGCCACATGCCACTGGCCGATCGGCGATCCCTCCAGTTCGGAATTCTATTTCTGCGGCGGCAAGGCCCTGCAGAGCCTGCCCTATTGCGCCCACCATTCGCGCATCGCCTATCAGCCCGCCAGCGACCGCCGCCGCCAGGCGCCGAAGCCGACGCGCTGA
- a CDS encoding two-component system phosphate regulon response regulator PhoB (product_source=KO:K07657; cath_funfam=1.10.10.10,3.40.50.2300; cog=COG0745; ko=KO:K07657; pfam=PF00072,PF00486; smart=SM00448; superfamily=46894,52172; tigrfam=TIGR02154), with amino-acid sequence MNARILVVEDEEALTTLLRYNLDAEGYEVETVGRGDDADTRLKERVPDLVVLDWMLPGLSGIELCRRLRARPETKQLPIIMLTARGEESERVRGLATGADDYIVKPFSVPELLARVKGLLRRAAPERLATVLAFGDIELDRDKRRVVRSGRPIDLGPTEYRLLEFFLEHPGRVFSREQLLDSVWGRDIYIDERTVDVHIGRLRKLLNPGGEQDPIRTVRGAGYALDDRFDKAAE; translated from the coding sequence ATGAACGCGCGCATTCTGGTGGTCGAAGACGAAGAAGCGCTGACGACGCTGCTGCGCTACAACCTCGACGCCGAAGGCTATGAGGTCGAGACCGTCGGCCGCGGCGACGACGCCGACACACGGTTGAAGGAGCGCGTGCCGGATCTGGTGGTGCTGGACTGGATGCTGCCGGGCCTGTCCGGCATCGAATTGTGCCGCCGCCTGCGGGCGCGGCCCGAAACCAAGCAGTTGCCGATCATCATGCTCACCGCCCGCGGCGAGGAAAGCGAGCGCGTCCGCGGCCTCGCCACCGGCGCCGACGACTACATCGTCAAGCCGTTCTCGGTGCCGGAGTTGCTGGCGCGGGTGAAGGGTTTGTTGCGGCGCGCGGCGCCGGAGCGCCTTGCCACCGTGCTGGCGTTCGGCGACATCGAACTCGACCGCGACAAGCGCCGGGTCGTCCGTTCAGGCCGGCCGATCGATCTCGGCCCGACCGAATACCGCCTGCTGGAGTTCTTCCTGGAGCACCCCGGCCGCGTCTTCAGCCGCGAGCAGCTGCTCGACAGCGTCTGGGGCCGCGACATCTATATCGACGAGCGCACCGTCGACGTCCACATCGGCCGTCTGCGCAAACTGCTCAACCCCGGCGGCGAGCAGGACCCGATCCGCACCGTCCGCGGCGCCGGTTACGCGCTGGATGATCGGTTTGATAAAGCGGCGGAATAG
- a CDS encoding phosphate transport system protein (product_source=KO:K02039; cath_funfam=1.20.58.220; cog=COG0704; ko=KO:K02039; pfam=PF01895; smart=SM00895; superfamily=109755; tigrfam=TIGR02135) translates to MAFEHTTKAFDGDLQELTRLVAEMGGLAERQIVDSVDALVRRDVALGAKVVAADAEIDQMQHVIEERAVLTIARRQPMAVDLREIVGAMRVATDLERIGDLAKNIAKRVNALDSDFHPLKLIRGLEHMTDLVQSQVKAVLDAYAAHDLPAAMVVWKGDEEIDAICTSLFRELLTYMMEDPRNISFCIHLMFCAKNIERIGDHATNIAETVFYMIEGQQILDKRPKGDMTTFANAPI, encoded by the coding sequence ATGGCTTTCGAACACACCACCAAGGCTTTCGATGGCGATCTGCAGGAACTGACCCGGCTTGTCGCTGAAATGGGCGGGCTTGCCGAACGGCAGATCGTCGATTCCGTCGATGCGCTGGTGCGCCGCGACGTCGCGCTCGGCGCCAAGGTCGTGGCGGCCGACGCCGAGATCGACCAGATGCAGCATGTGATCGAGGAGCGCGCGGTACTGACCATCGCCCGGCGCCAGCCGATGGCGGTGGACCTGCGCGAAATCGTCGGCGCGATGCGTGTCGCCACCGATCTGGAACGGATCGGCGATCTCGCCAAGAACATCGCCAAGCGGGTCAATGCGCTGGACAGCGATTTCCATCCGCTGAAGCTGATCCGCGGCCTTGAGCACATGACCGATCTCGTGCAGTCGCAGGTCAAGGCCGTGCTCGACGCCTATGCCGCGCACGATCTGCCGGCCGCGATGGTGGTGTGGAAGGGTGACGAGGAGATCGACGCGATCTGCACCTCGCTGTTCCGTGAATTGCTGACCTACATGATGGAAGATCCGCGCAACATCAGCTTTTGCATCCATCTGATGTTCTGCGCCAAGAACATCGAGCGCATCGGCGACCATGCCACCAACATCGCGGAAACCGTGTTCTACATGATCGAGGGCCAGCAGATCCTCGACAAGCGCCCGAAGGGCGACATGACCACGTTCGCGAACGCTCCGATCTAA
- a CDS encoding phosphate transport system ATP-binding protein (product_source=KO:K02036; cath_funfam=3.40.50.300; cog=COG1117; ko=KO:K02036; pfam=PF00005; smart=SM00382; superfamily=52540; tigrfam=TIGR00972), with amino-acid sequence MSELSVSSGVPSVSLPPQAAQGEARAKVSVRDLNFYYGEHHALKHINLTLVANRVTAFIGPSGCGKSTLLRIFNRMYDLYPGQRAEGQVMLDSQNVLDPKLDLNLLRARVGMVFQKPTPFPMTIYENIAFGVRLYEKISKSEMDGRVEKALRGGALWNEVKDKLNASGLSLSGGQQQRLCIARTIAVRPEVILFDEPCSALDPISTAKIEELIDELKDDYTIAIVTHNMQQAARVSDSTAFMYLGELIEFGPTNKIFTSPTDRRTQDYITGRFG; translated from the coding sequence ATGAGTGAGCTTTCTGTATCTTCCGGGGTTCCCAGCGTTTCGTTGCCGCCCCAGGCCGCACAGGGCGAGGCGCGTGCCAAGGTCAGCGTCCGCGACCTGAACTTCTATTACGGCGAACACCACGCGCTGAAGCACATCAACCTGACGCTGGTCGCCAACCGCGTCACCGCCTTCATCGGCCCGTCCGGTTGCGGCAAGTCGACGCTGCTGCGGATCTTCAACCGGATGTATGATCTCTATCCAGGCCAGCGCGCTGAGGGCCAGGTCATGCTCGACAGCCAGAACGTTCTCGATCCCAAGCTCGACCTCAACCTGTTGCGGGCGCGGGTCGGCATGGTGTTCCAGAAGCCGACGCCGTTTCCGATGACGATCTATGAGAACATCGCCTTCGGCGTGCGGCTCTATGAGAAGATCTCGAAGTCCGAGATGGACGGCCGCGTCGAGAAGGCGCTGCGCGGCGGCGCGCTGTGGAACGAGGTCAAGGACAAGCTCAACGCCAGCGGGCTCAGCCTGTCCGGCGGCCAGCAGCAGCGCCTGTGCATCGCCCGCACCATCGCGGTGCGGCCCGAGGTGATCCTGTTCGACGAGCCGTGCTCGGCGCTGGATCCGATCTCGACCGCCAAGATCGAGGAGCTGATCGACGAGTTGAAGGACGATTACACCATCGCGATCGTCACCCATAACATGCAGCAGGCTGCGCGCGTCTCCGACTCCACGGCCTTCATGTATCTCGGCGAGCTGATCGAATTCGGTCCGACCAACAAGATATTCACGTCGCCGACCGATCGCCGCACCCAGGATTACATCACCGGCCGCTTCGGCTGA